The Macrobrachium rosenbergii isolate ZJJX-2024 chromosome 20, ASM4041242v1, whole genome shotgun sequence region cacctttgcggcgtgtttagtacaagcccgttggggattacagtaaaaacgtaaacaaaagactaagtatcatgaagataatgacccccaagaaatattagtcctagataacgacccctgataacctttgggggtcactatctaggaaagttccaaaatattttctgttatattactttaattgccaccataagttaatgtgacttttttcttgtgactttattaccggccaccagcCAGCCAATGGTCAGCATGATGACGAAGCAATATAGTCGAGAACTGGATAtccttagaaatattttttagtttactcATCCTCAGCAAGAAAAGGagatactgttatatatatatatatatatatatatatatatatatatatatatatatatatatatatatatatgcaataattgaCTAGCAATATCAAACTTTAGCGAGGTTCCACTTTTAAAACGAAATAAACCTAAGtaatctttctttattgtttgttttactttAACGTGATTATCAGGGGTAATTTCTTCTTCAATATGATGACCACCGATGTTTTCATAAGTCAATATTaacaattatgaaatttattacagtaataataatagcatcctGATAGCAATAAGCTCCTTGTAATGATAACTGCATGTGATAATAAACCCATGCAATACTATacctatttcatatattttaaaattacaaaatgcgTGTATTGATCTATACCGCAACAGGAGATTCTGAcgtaaaattgaaatatatgcTTAGACCTACAGTATTTAAGGTAATACGCACTGACTTAAAGTTAGCACTTTATTTTGTTGATAGCGATGTCATGTTTATTTTCACGCAAATTACCCACAATGGTCaagttggcccagcgttcgactctctgaccggccaatgaagaattagaggtatttatttctggtgataggaattcatttctcgtcataatgtggttcggattccacaataagctgtaggtcccgttgctaggtaaccagttggttctttgctacgtaaaataaatctaatccttcgggccagccctagaagagctgttaatcagctcagtggtctggttaaactaaggtatacttaactttttccaccaTCCACAGACATGTATGTTCCTTATACAGTTGAATCAACTCCATCCAAAATTGCTTCTCCTGCAGAGAGTAGGACATCGTCTGTAGACCTGGGTCAGGAGTTCTCTGCGCGCTCTCTCCACACGTTCACGTTCAGGTGCGACTGAATAGGTTTGACAAACACGCTACACACGTACGAATTTGTGAAGTGTGATTTTGGGATAAATGGCAGAATTTCTGACGGTGGAGTGCTGAAGGAAACTATGTTCTATAGTAAGCTTGTAAACAATAATCTGAATATTCCTTCTCCTCGTGTTTGCAATAATTCAGCATATGAATTACCTTTTGTTTTCATAGGAGATGAGGCATTTGCTCTTAGAAATGATTTCTTAAAACCTTTCAGCGCAAGAGAGTtgaatcacgaaaaaaaaattcaattacagACTATCTCGTGCTCGAAACGTCGTAGAAAATGCATTTGGCATTTTGACATCTAGGTTTAGGATTTTCCATAGCTCCTTAAATGTGGTCTATACAAGTTGCGAAAAGATTGTGATGGCATGTTGTGTTCTGCACAATTTTTTGCGTAGCACTAAGAAAGACGACTATGCAGATTTAAATGTTGAACATGATGATGATGTAGTCTCTCTTGTAGGCTTAAATGCAGGTTACGATAGACATGCATCACAAGCTAGCCTGCATTCAAGGGAAAtatttagaaacttttttttgcaaTGAAGGAGCATTATGTTTTCAAGAACATATGATTGCTAAGAACTATTAAACACTGTAAAACAACTGCATTTTCTCATGTTTTCAGAAAGACCAAGAAGTCAGCTATGACTTACTATATGGGGCCAAATTACATctattaataaacttttttttattgtgaaccatctgtatttttgaaaatgtaactgttttttgtttaataaataaataacaaataatgtgtTTCTTACCTCATGTGCTTGTAAATTCGAGGTGGATGTTCTAATAGCTTCTTGAtcctttaaaaacattaaatcttcATAGTAAGTCCAAGTTGGCGTATAAACATCATCTGCCCCAGTTCCAGACCGCATAGAATCTTCGactttttttgcttctttcctgaaATTACTCCTGTagatgttgatttttttcttcactaagtCTGTGGTTGCATCATGAtacttttctttaagtttttctgctaattttccatacgcttcgttttttttatatttattcagataatgtTTTGACTTAATTTGCCAAAGGCATGGCTGTTCTttgtataactgaaaaaattcGCCCCAAAATTCTCTATCTTCCGGCATCTTAACTACTTAAACCTCACTCAAATCTCTGCACCAACATTTCTCACACTCTGGCCATGCGGTTCACACTGATAACTTAACTGACTGGTAGCCATTCACGGTCAATGTTCCCTTCAGTGCGCGTTAGCCCCGCCTCCAAAATCAAGCAGAGTTTGATTCTCATCAGTGTGACTGACAGTTGTACTGACAGGCCTCAAATAACCCCATTCACGATCATTTTTGCCAAGTttgaaggaattccttcagtaATTACTGATCGTGAATGGCTTGCTAATGGCTTAAATTTCTGGTTTGATCAAACCAAGAAGCAAACTGCGCTTGTTTCGGTTCATGTCATTATATCAAGCCAAATTAGTTTCATAcacgttaattttttttgtcaaaactttGGTTTGACAagtaatttgacaaaaaaattttatacagaaaattttttttatacagaaaataatttttaggggtgactatataatatatatatatatatatatatatatatatatatatatatatatatatatatatatatatcagtgaggccccgagaaaaatgaaacactgggtataaatcctgactAGTTTTGTCTTTGTATCTAAGACATCTTCATAGCCTGCCTGCACTGAAAACAAGAATTGTACATAGCGTATTGCCCTCAGCTGCTAACGAGTAGACTGCACCTATTGTTTTGTCCCACTATTAGGtatgaatatttggtttccaaccAGCTGCGCATGCATTTGTACTGTCACTCTAGCATCTGTGTGTGAATTTCTGCCACTATCTATCAGTACTCCTGAAGATGGCCTAGATATAAAGatgaaactggtcaggatttagACTTAGTTTGTGATAAtgcttttatgatttatatatatatatatatatatatatatatatatatatatatatatatatatatatatatatatatataaacgatatagaAATACACATAACAATAATAGGTTTTCGGGTCTTTCTTACCCATTTGAGATTGCATATAAGGTTAACAGTCCGTAAAAGCATAATTAAAGTTAACAGTCCGTAAAAGCATAATTAACTTAGTCCACTGCACTGACTGATCCTGACCAAGTGAGATGTTCATGTACAAAGCCTtggctggcacgggctcttgctcttcagcaagTATAACGTGAGGATAGATGACAATTATACAGAACAGAAGCAGGCCAGCAAAAGGTTTTATAGCTAGGCACACGAGGAACAGTATATTACTCATTTCAAGCAGCTTCAGCAAGATATTTGCGATCTCTGAGGGAAGCACCGGTGAGATTTATGACTTCGTCTGGGAATGTCTCTGTTTTTAATGCATgaaaattcctttaaattttcCACTGTTGCAATAACTAGTTGGGTTGCTTAGCAGGAAACATATTCTT contains the following coding sequences:
- the LOC136849217 gene encoding uncharacterized protein isoform X2; the encoded protein is MPEDREFWGEFFQLYKEQPCLWQIKSKHYLNKYKKNEAYGKLAEKLKEKYHDATTDLVKKKINIYRSNFRKEAKKVEDSMRSGTGADDVYTPTWTYYEDLMFLKDQEAIRTSTSNLQAHEVDCAEIEVRSSKSRPRTTKIRNEREELISLACKRLRGHSDDLDKLALAWASELRRMNPTQQIFAKKAINDVLIEGQLGTLHRHSVSINVGSAPAAQNAPTIVASSSQSPVEWKTDCQ